One region of Primulina tabacum isolate GXHZ01 chromosome 1, ASM2559414v2, whole genome shotgun sequence genomic DNA includes:
- the LOC142546876 gene encoding ARF guanine-nucleotide exchange factor GNOM-like, which produces MNSLNGQQEVDVLVEKLNGFSNPSGGTLACMLNSEIGAVLAVMRRNVRWGVHYAADEEQTEHSLIISFKELRKKIFSWQNQWRRVDPVLYLQPFLDVIKSDETGAPITGVALSSVYKILNLDIIDSKTGNIDNALHPIVDAVTSCRFEVTDPASEEVALMKILQVLLACMKTKASVSLNNNHVCGIVTTCFRIVHQASSKSELLQRISRHTMHELIRCIFLHLPSIDGNCHRLAPGSQSHTEDAVFAHTQSLQGNKHVNGYHRAESGNEPLAVSSDVPMDTVAVQTNDKTTETVHGKISSISSDSSMTDPYGIPAMVEIFHFLCSLLNVMENIDMGPRSNPIAYDEDVPLFALGLINSAIELGGASFGNHPKLLMLIQEELLYNLMHFGLSMSPLILSTVCSIVLNLYHHLRTKLRLQLAEFISGVLLRISQSKYGASYQQQEVAMEALVDFCRQPMFVTELYVNYDCDISCINVFEDLANLLSKSAFPVNSPLSSMNTLALDGLIALVQGMAERIGHDSLGFGEASPSLELNDYEPFWTAKCNDYVRPHHWVPFVHNMKHIKRKLLIGVDHFNRDPKKGLEYLQELHLLPSKLDPISIAYFFRYTAGLDKNLIGDFLGSHDEFNIQVLHEFARIFEFRGMNLDTALRIFLEAFRLPGESQKIQRVLEAFSESYFEQSPHILANKDAALLLSYSLIMLNTDQHNAQVKKKMSEDDFIRNNRKINGGDDLPRDFLSNLYHSICENEIRMLPDQGGVAVFTRSHWIGLMYKAKHAAPFIFCDPGSYFDYDMFAILSGPSVAAISVIFDHAEQEGVLQSCINGFLAIAKLSATYSFGKVLDDLVVSLCKFTTLLNPLFNERSILSFGNDIKARMATVGVFTIGNCYGDHIRSGWRNMLDCILSLQKMGLLPARLARDAADDLEAYPDNDHVKPSESPASQVPATIPSRKSSGIMGRFSLLLSLDAEEPAPQPSEEQLAARQVSLQTVKNCHIDDIFAESKFLQADSLSQLVRALVVAAGRPLKGNSSLEDEVTAVFCLDLLIAITLNNRDRIMLLWQNVYEHIANVVQSSVMPGTLVEKAVFGLLCICRRLLPYKENLTDELLKSLQLVLKLDARVADAYCEQITQEVMHLVKANAMQIRSHMGWRTIISLLSITARHPEASEAGFETLSFVMSEGAHLLPTNYVLCLNAARQFAESRVGQVDRSVRSLDLMAGSVVCLVRWFNHTKEAVNQETTIKISQDILEMWMRLVRGLRKVCLDPREEVRNHAILLLQRCLASDGICLTTDLWLECFDPVIFTLLDELLETAQQSSPKDYRSIEGSIILSLKVLAKAFLQSLRDISQSTSFCQLWLKVLSCMERHMKLRFRGKRSEKIHELVPELLKNVLLVMKTSGILVPSDPVRGDSFWQLTWLHVKNITPDMQSEVFHREEMEKLQEKQPKGGCSPFPDGNLVVSPNKTTA; this is translated from the exons ATGAATTCTCTTAATGGGCAGCAGGAAGTTGATGTGTTGGTTGAGAAACTGAACGGTTTTTCCAATCCTTCTGGTGGTACCTTAGCATGTATGTTGAATTCAGAAATTGGTGCCGTTTTGGCTGTGATGAGGAGAAATGTGAGATGGGGTGTTCATTATGCTGCTGATGAGGAGCAGACTGAGCATTCTCTCATTATATCTTTTAAGGAACTCAGAAAAAAGATATTTTCTTGGCAAAACCAGTGGCGTCGTGTTGATCCAGTTCTGTACCTTCAGCCGTTTTTGGATGTCATCAAATCAGATGAAACTGGTGCACCAATTACTGGTGTCGCATTATCATCTGTttacaaaatcttaaatttagATATAATTGATTCGAAAACTGGTAATATAGATAATGCTTTACATCCAATTGTTGATGCTGTGACAAGCTGCCGTTTTGAGGTGACTGATCCTGCCTCTGAGGAAGTTGCACTGATGAAGATTCTTCAAGTTCTTTTGGCATGCATGAAAACTAAAGCATCAGTTAGCTTGAACAACAATCATGTATGTGGGATTGTGACTACTTGCTTTCGGATAGTTCATCAGGCAAGTTCTAAAAGTGAACTACTGCAAAGGATTTCTCGTCATACGATGCATGAACTCATCAGGTGTATTTTTTTACACCTTCCTTCTATAGATGGAAATTGTCACAGATTGGCGCCTGGAAGCCAATCTCACACAGAG GATGCTGTGTTTGCACATACTCAGTCTCTGCAGGGTAATAAACATGTCAATGGTTACCATAGAGCCGAATCAGGCAATGAGCCTCTTGCAGTTTCTTCAGATGTTCCAATGGACACAGTAGCAGTGCAAACGAATGATAAAACAACAGAGACTGTTCATGGAAAAATTAGCTCCATTAGTTCTGATTCTTCTATGACAGATCCTTATGGGATTCCGGCAATGGTTGAAATATTCCATTTCTTGTGCTCTCTTTTAAATGTGATGGAGAATATTGATATGGGTCCCAGATCAAATCCTATAGCATATGATGAAGATGTTCCTCTGTTTGCTCTAGGTTTGATTAATTCCGCTATAGAGTTAGGTGGGGCTTCTTTTGGAAACCATCCTAAACTATTGATGTTGATACAGGAGGAATTACTATACAACCTGATGCATTTCGGTTTGTCAATGAGTCCACTAATTCTTTCCACAGTATGTAGCATTGTTCTGAATCTTTATCATCATCTTAGAACCAAGTTAAGACTACAGCTTGCAGAATTTATTTCTGGTGTGTTGTTGAGAATTTCACAAAGCAAGTATGGAGCTTCTTACCAACAACAGGAGGTTGCTATGGAGGCTCTTGTTGACTTTTGCAGGCAACCTATGTTTGTCACTGAATTGTATGTcaactatgattgtgacatatCCTGCATCAACGTGTTCGAGGACCTTGCCAACCTGTTATCAAAGAGTGCCTTTCCAGTGAACAGCCCTTTATCTTCAATGAACACCCTTGCGCTAGATGGTCTGATTGCCTTGGTTCAGGGTATGGCTGAAAGAATAGGTCATGATTCATTAGGTTTTGGGGAAGCCTCCCCCTCCCTAGAGCTTAACGACTATGAGCCATTTTGGACAGCTAAATGTAATGACTATGTTCGACCTCATCACTGGGTTCCATTTGTACATAACATGAAGCACATAAAGAGGAAGTTATTGATTGGCGTTGATCACTTCAACAGGGATCCCAAAAAAGGCCTGGAATATCTTCAAGAATTACATTTGTTGCCTAGTAAACTAGACCCGATCAGTATAGCATATTTCTTCAGATATACAGCTGGATTGGATAAAAATCTTATTGGGGATTTTCTGGGGAGTCATGATGAATTTAACATACAAGTGCTGCATGAATTCGCAAGAATATTTGAATTTCGGGGCATGAATTTGGACACTGCTTTGCGCATTTTCTTGGAAGCTTTCAGATTACCTGGTGAGTCTCAGAAGATACAGAGAGTGCTAGAAGCATTTTCCGAGAGCTATTTTGAGCAATCACCCCATATTTTGGCCAACAAAGATGCTGCTCTCCTGTTGTCATATTCTTTGATAATGCTAAATACGGATCAACACAATGCACAGGTCAAGAAGAAGATGAGTGAAGATGATTTTATTCGCAACAACCGGAAAATCAATGGGGGAGATGATCTTCCTCGAGATTTTTTATCTAATCTTTATCACTCTATCTGTGAAAACGAAATCCGTATGCTTCCAGATCAAGGAGGTGTTGCAGTTTTCACGAGAAGTCATTGGATTGGCTTAATGTACAAAGCAAAGCACGCGGCACCTTTTATTTTCTGTGATCCTGGATCCTACTTTGACTATGACATGTTTGCTATTTTGTCTGGCCCATCAGTTGCTGCTATATCTGTGATATTTGATCATGCAGAGCAGGAAGGTGTTTTGCAGTCATGTATCAATGGATTTTTGGCCATTGCTAAACTTTCTGCCACTTACAGTTTTGGTAAAGTATTGGATGATTTAGTTGTATCCCTTTGCAAATTTACAACCTTGTTGAATCCCTTGTTTAATGAAAGATCGATTCTTAGTTTTGGAAATGATATAAAAGCTAGGATGGCAACTGTGGGAGTTTTTACCATTGGTAACTGTTATGGTGACCATATTCGCTCAGGCTGGAGAAACATGTTAGATTGCATTTTGAGTTTGCAGAAGATGGGCCTTCTTCCCGCTCGTCTTGCCAGGGATGCGGCTGATGATTTGGAGGCTTATCCTGATAATGATCACGTGAAACCTTCAGAATCACCTGCTTCTCAGGTGCCAGCAACTATTCCTTCCAGAAAATCATCTGGCATTATGGGCCGGTTTAGCCTACTCCTATCTCTTGATGCAGAAGAACCTGCACCCCAGCCCTCGGAAGAACAGCTTGCTGCTCGTCAGGTTTCCCTCCAGACTGTGAAAAATTGTcacattgatgatatttttgctGAGAGTAAGTTCTTGCAAGCAGATTCTCTATCCCAGCTTGTCCGCGCCCTTGTTGTGGCAGCAGGACGTCCTCTCAAAGGTAACAGCTCATTGGAAGATGAAGTCACAGCTGTTTTTTGTCTGGATTTGCTGATTGCAATCACTCTAAACAACCGGGACAGAATCATGCTTCTATGGCAAAACGTGTATGAGCACATTGCCAATGTTGTTCAGTCATCTGTAATGCCTGGTACTCTTGTAGAGAAGGCTGTCTTTGGGCTCCTTTGTATCTGCCGGCGACTACTTCCTTACAAAGAAAACCTCACTGATGAGCTTCTCAAGTCTCTGCAACTAGTATTGAAACTTGATGCCCGGGTTGCTGATGCTTACTGTGAACAAATCACACAGGAAGTGATGCATCTCGTGAAAGCAAATGCTATGCAGATAAGATCTCATATGGGCTGGCGGACAATCATATCTTTACTTTCCATCACAGCTCGGCATCCAGAAGCATCCGAAGCTGGGTTTGAGACCCTATCATTTGTCATGTCTGAGGGGGCTCACTTGTTGCCTACAAATTACGTGCTTTGCTTGAATGCTGCCAGGCAGTTTGCCGAGTCTCGCGTAGGTCAAGTTGATCGCTCAGTGAGATCTTTAGACCTGATGGCTGGTTCAGTTGTGTGTCTGGTAAGATGGTTTAACCACACCAAGGAAGCTGTGAACCAGGAGACGACTATAAAGATATCTCAGGATATACTCGAAATGTGGATGAGGCTTGTTCGGGGGCTGAGAAAAGTATGTTTGGATCCGAGAGAAGAGGTCAGGAATCATGCTATTTTGCTGTTACAAAGATGCTTGGCCTCAGATGGTATCTGTTTAACGACTGATCTATGGCTAGAATGTTTTGATCCAGTGATCTTCACGTTGCTTGATGAACTACTGGAAACGGCCCAACAAAGTTCTCCGAAGGACTATAGAAGCATAGAAGGATCGATTATTCTTTCGCTCAAGGTCTTAGCCAAAGCATTTCTACAGTCCCTGCGAGATATCTCGCAGTCAACATCATTCTGCCAACTCTGGTTGAAGGTTCTTAGCTGCATGGAAAGGCACATGAAGCTGCGATTCAGAGGAAAACGAAGCGAGAAGATTCACGAATTAGTTCCCGAGCTTCTCAAGAACGTACTCCTAGTCATGAAGACAAGTGGGATTCTTGTGCCGAGCGATCCTGTCAGGGGAGACAGCTTTTGGCAACTTACTTGGCTGCACGTTAAAAATATCACCCCAGATATGCAATCTGAAGTTTTTCACAGAGAAGAAATGGAAAAGTTGCAAGAAAAACAACCCAAAGGTGGGTGCAGTCCTTTCCCCGATGGAAACCTCGTCGTTTCACCTAACAAAACCACAGCCTGA